A section of the candidate division KSB1 bacterium genome encodes:
- a CDS encoding magnesium transporter CorA family protein, with translation MIQSYEIQNRMIVPVTAERASILVFTCADETEKRRAHELLDLDLHDIESALDPDEVSRIEFDDDRVFIIWKQPLSVTFDQRLRFDVASVGLLLEPHRLTIITAAEEIYFTPREFKNVESPLDVLLRYLLSTIRHYLDHLKGIKQITSELQTKVNTSLENKYLLQMFGLSESLTYYMNAIEGNELVLAKLSVNPRKARLSEPQGDLLDDIRLDNHQCARQAQIYSEVLSGLMDARGNIVNNNMTILLRDLTLINIIFLPLNLIAGIGGMSEFSMMTSGTSWKLSYALFIMGMVAMGWLTWMVLVRFLRKR, from the coding sequence ATGATTCAATCCTACGAAATTCAGAACCGGATGATTGTTCCGGTGACGGCGGAGCGGGCGTCGATTCTGGTGTTCACCTGCGCGGATGAGACCGAGAAGCGGCGCGCGCACGAGCTGCTGGATCTGGACCTGCACGACATTGAGTCGGCGCTGGACCCGGACGAGGTCTCGCGCATTGAATTCGACGACGACCGCGTGTTCATCATCTGGAAGCAGCCGCTCAGCGTGACCTTCGACCAGCGGCTGCGCTTTGACGTGGCTTCGGTGGGGCTGCTGTTGGAGCCGCACCGGCTGACGATCATCACGGCGGCGGAGGAGATCTACTTCACGCCGCGCGAATTCAAGAATGTGGAGTCGCCGCTGGACGTGCTGCTGCGCTATCTGCTCTCGACGATTCGGCACTACCTCGATCACTTGAAGGGGATCAAGCAGATCACATCGGAGTTGCAGACCAAGGTCAACACCTCGCTGGAGAACAAGTATCTGTTGCAGATGTTCGGGTTGAGCGAGAGCCTCACGTATTATATGAACGCCATCGAGGGCAACGAGCTGGTGCTGGCCAAGCTGAGTGTGAACCCGCGCAAGGCCCGGCTGTCGGAGCCGCAGGGCGATTTGCTGGACGACATCCGGCTGGACAATCACCAGTGTGCGCGGCAGGCGCAGATCTATTCGGAGGTTTTGTCCGGGCTGATGGACGCGCGGGGGAATATCGTGAACAACAACATGACGATCCTGCTGCGCGACCTGACGCTGATCAATATCATCTTCCTGCCGTTGAACCTGATCGCGGGGATCGGCGGCATGTCCGAGTTCAGCATGATGACGAGCGGGACGAGCTGGAAGCTGTCCTATGCGCTGTTCATCATGGGCATGGTGGCGATGGGTTGGCTGACGTGGATGGTGCTGGTGAGGTTTTTGAGGAAGCGGTGA
- a CDS encoding NADP-dependent malic enzyme, with amino-acid sequence MDLGEQSLEYHARGRHGKIEVVPTKPCRTQFDLSLAYTPGVAEPCLRIHANPELAYLYTARENLVAVISNGTAVLGLGNIGALAGKPVMEGKAVLFKRFADVDVFDIEVNSHNADDIIKFCQMIEPTFGGINLEDIAAPDCFYIEETLKATMDIPVFHDDQHGTAIISGAGLLNAVEISGKDISKLRVVFSGAGASGIACARMYETLGVRHENVLLCDTKGVLYHGREDLDPAHPKYNKYKAYFAQDTERRTLADALRDADVFCGCSVANVVKKEMVRSMAANPIILAMANPDPEISYPDAMDARRDVIMATGRSDYPNQVNNVLGFPFIFRGALDTHASQINEAMKLAAARSLARLAKEDVPDYVCQAYGVDRIQFGREYLIPKPVDHRVLLWEAVEVARAACESGVARKPITDFDAYREHLEALLGLGREVTRMFINRAKMGPKRIIFPEGEHPKILRAADMIVDEKIGTPVLVGYRRVIEERQRELGLQNSARVEVIDPDLIPAAEMDQYVEEFWRLRNRKGVTKSEARKLLGDPNYLAAMLLRAGKADALVGGVSAHYSDTIRPALQILSKRPGIRNVAALHALIFKEKLVFIADTAVNVDANSAEDLADIAILAALTVKLNFAIEPRVAMISFSNFGSVNHPLARKVRAAMELVRQQRPEILIDGEMQADTAVDQAVLDETYPFSVLKGGAANTLIFPDMTSANIAVKLLMKLGGAEAIGPILMGMAKSVHVVHRTSDVGDIVQAAAFSVVDVTTH; translated from the coding sequence ATGGATTTGGGCGAACAATCATTGGAGTATCATGCACGGGGCCGGCACGGCAAGATTGAAGTCGTGCCCACCAAACCCTGTCGCACGCAGTTTGACCTGTCGCTGGCGTACACGCCGGGCGTGGCGGAGCCGTGTTTGCGGATTCACGCGAACCCGGAACTGGCCTATTTGTACACGGCGCGGGAGAATCTGGTGGCGGTCATCTCCAACGGGACGGCGGTGCTGGGGTTAGGCAACATCGGGGCGCTGGCGGGGAAGCCCGTGATGGAAGGAAAGGCGGTGTTGTTCAAGCGGTTCGCGGATGTTGACGTATTCGACATCGAGGTGAACTCGCACAATGCGGACGACATAATCAAGTTTTGTCAGATGATCGAGCCAACGTTTGGCGGGATCAATCTGGAGGACATCGCGGCGCCGGACTGCTTCTACATCGAAGAGACGCTGAAGGCGACGATGGACATTCCCGTGTTTCACGATGACCAGCACGGCACGGCGATTATTTCCGGGGCCGGGTTATTGAACGCGGTGGAGATCAGTGGCAAGGACATTTCCAAATTGCGGGTGGTGTTCAGCGGCGCGGGCGCGTCGGGCATTGCCTGTGCTCGGATGTACGAGACGCTGGGCGTGCGGCACGAGAATGTGCTGCTCTGCGACACGAAGGGTGTGCTCTACCATGGCCGCGAGGATCTCGATCCGGCGCACCCGAAGTACAACAAATACAAGGCTTACTTTGCGCAAGATACGGAACGGCGGACGTTGGCCGACGCGCTGCGGGATGCGGACGTGTTCTGCGGCTGCTCGGTGGCGAATGTGGTGAAGAAGGAGATGGTGCGCTCGATGGCGGCGAATCCGATCATATTGGCGATGGCGAATCCGGATCCCGAGATCAGCTATCCGGACGCGATGGACGCGCGCCGCGATGTGATCATGGCCACGGGGCGCAGTGACTATCCGAATCAGGTGAACAACGTGCTGGGCTTTCCGTTCATCTTCCGCGGCGCGCTGGACACGCACGCGAGTCAGATTAACGAGGCGATGAAGCTGGCGGCGGCGCGGTCGCTGGCCCGGTTGGCGAAGGAAGACGTTCCAGATTATGTCTGTCAGGCCTACGGCGTGGACCGGATTCAGTTCGGTCGCGAGTATCTGATTCCTAAGCCGGTCGATCATCGCGTCTTGCTGTGGGAGGCGGTGGAGGTCGCCCGGGCGGCCTGTGAAAGCGGCGTCGCACGCAAGCCGATCACCGATTTCGACGCCTACCGCGAGCATCTCGAAGCGCTCTTGGGACTGGGCCGGGAGGTCACGCGCATGTTCATCAACCGTGCGAAGATGGGACCCAAGCGGATCATCTTCCCCGAGGGTGAGCATCCGAAGATTTTGCGGGCGGCGGACATGATCGTGGACGAGAAGATCGGCACGCCGGTGCTGGTGGGCTATCGGCGGGTCATCGAGGAGCGGCAGCGCGAGCTGGGCTTGCAGAACTCGGCCCGTGTCGAGGTCATCGATCCCGACCTGATCCCGGCGGCGGAAATGGATCAATATGTCGAGGAGTTCTGGCGGCTGCGGAATCGCAAGGGCGTGACGAAGAGCGAGGCCCGCAAGCTGCTGGGCGATCCGAACTACTTGGCGGCGATGCTCTTGCGGGCGGGCAAGGCGGATGCGCTGGTGGGCGGTGTCTCGGCGCACTACTCGGACACGATCCGGCCCGCCTTGCAGATTCTATCGAAACGGCCGGGCATCCGCAACGTCGCGGCCCTGCATGCGCTGATCTTCAAGGAGAAACTGGTCTTCATCGCGGATACGGCGGTGAACGTCGATGCCAACAGCGCCGAGGACCTCGCGGACATTGCGATTCTGGCGGCGCTGACGGTGAAGCTGAACTTTGCGATTGAGCCGCGGGTCGCGATGATCAGCTTCTCGAATTTCGGCAGTGTGAATCACCCGTTGGCCAGGAAGGTGCGGGCGGCGATGGAGCTGGTCCGGCAGCAGCGGCCAGAGATCCTGATTGACGGCGAGATGCAGGCCGACACGGCGGTGGATCAGGCGGTGTTGGACGAGACCTATCCGTTCTCGGTGTTGAAGGGCGGCGCAGCCAACACGCTGATTTTCCCCGACATGACCTCGGCGAACATCGCGGTCAAGCTGCTCATGAAGCTGGGCGGCGCGGAAGCGATCGGCCCGATTCTGATGGGCATGGCCAAGAGCGTCCATGTGGTGCATCGCACGAGCGACGTCGGCGACATTGTGCAGGCGGCGGCGTTCTCGGTGGTGGACGTGACGACGCACTGA